Proteins encoded by one window of Synechococcus sp. MVIR-18-1:
- a CDS encoding dihydrofolate reductase family protein has product MERPSVRLVLAVSLDGRLAPASGGAAQLGGAGDRHVLEQALAWSDAVLIGAGTLRAHRCTCLIHEQQLLAQRKQDGRPLQPTALVVSRSPDFCLEWPFFQQKLERHLLTPDRLSVEGFSVIHPLQASWETTLVELAALGFHRLVLLGGAGLCGSLLEADQVDELQLTLSPCLLGGRFSWIPIDGFSMPTALSQPDAWTLLSADRLSGSELVVRYGRSR; this is encoded by the coding sequence GTGGAGCGACCGTCGGTTCGCCTGGTTCTTGCCGTCAGCCTTGATGGACGGCTTGCACCTGCCTCTGGAGGGGCCGCTCAGCTGGGCGGTGCTGGTGATCGGCACGTGCTTGAGCAGGCTTTGGCTTGGTCCGATGCTGTCCTGATCGGTGCAGGAACACTGCGGGCCCACCGCTGCACCTGTTTGATTCATGAGCAACAGCTTTTGGCTCAGCGCAAGCAAGACGGACGGCCCCTGCAGCCAACGGCTCTCGTGGTGAGTCGCAGCCCAGATTTTTGTCTGGAGTGGCCGTTTTTTCAACAAAAGCTTGAACGTCATCTCTTGACCCCAGATCGGTTGTCAGTGGAGGGTTTCTCCGTCATTCATCCGTTGCAAGCGTCTTGGGAGACCACCTTGGTTGAGCTCGCTGCATTGGGCTTTCATCGCCTTGTTCTTCTTGGAGGGGCGGGCCTCTGCGGATCTCTATTGGAAGCCGATCAGGTGGATGAGCTGCAGCTCACCCTGAGCCCATGCCTTCTGGGAGGGCGGTTCAGCTGGATTCCGATTGATGGATTCAGCATGCCAACGGCGTTGTCGCAGCCCGACGCTTGGACGCTGTTATCGGCCGATCGACTGAGCGGCAG
- a CDS encoding 6-carboxytetrahydropterin synthase encodes MTDAITTAPHGQGRGCVITRRACFSSSHRYWLPELSADDNAARFGSCAIAPGHGHNYELIVSMAGGLDANGMVLNLSEVKHAIRSGITEQLDFRFLNEAWPEFDVTSSEGCLPTTEALVRIIWSRLANQLPLVALRLYESSGLWADYLGQTMDAYLTIRTHFAAAHRLARPELSQEENEQIYGKCARPHGHGHNYLVDVTVRGSIDPRTGMVCDLAALQRLVSDLVVEPFDHTFLNKDVAHFAECVPTAENIALHIVDRLTTPVRAIGAQLHKVRLQESPNNAAEVYAEAPALNAMPEAMHSAVNG; translated from the coding sequence ATGACTGATGCCATCACGACGGCACCGCACGGCCAAGGTCGTGGCTGTGTCATCACCCGCCGAGCCTGTTTCAGCTCCAGCCACCGTTATTGGTTGCCGGAATTAAGTGCTGATGACAATGCGGCCCGCTTTGGATCCTGTGCCATAGCCCCTGGCCATGGACACAACTACGAATTGATTGTGTCCATGGCCGGTGGCCTAGACGCCAACGGCATGGTGCTGAACCTCTCTGAGGTGAAGCATGCGATTCGCTCGGGGATCACTGAACAACTCGATTTCCGCTTCCTCAATGAGGCTTGGCCAGAATTCGATGTCACCAGTTCGGAGGGTTGCCTGCCAACCACCGAAGCTCTTGTTCGGATCATCTGGTCTCGGTTGGCCAATCAGCTCCCGCTTGTGGCGCTGCGCCTCTATGAATCATCAGGCCTGTGGGCCGACTACCTCGGACAAACCATGGACGCCTATCTCACCATCCGCACTCACTTCGCCGCTGCGCACCGTTTGGCAAGACCAGAGTTGAGCCAAGAGGAAAATGAGCAGATCTACGGCAAATGTGCCCGACCCCATGGTCATGGCCACAACTACCTAGTGGATGTCACTGTTCGCGGAAGCATTGATCCCCGCACTGGGATGGTTTGCGATCTAGCAGCCCTTCAGCGTCTCGTGAGCGATCTGGTCGTTGAGCCTTTTGATCACACGTTCCTCAACAAAGACGTTGCCCACTTCGCCGAATGTGTTCCTACCGCTGAGAACATTGCTCTTCACATCGTTGATCGACTGACCACTCCTGTGCGTGCCATTGGCGCTCAGCTTCACAAGGTGCGGCTTCAGGAGAGTCCTAATAACGCTGCTGAGGTGTACGCCGAAGCTCCTGCGCTCAACGCGATGCCCGAAGCAATGCATTCCGCCGTTAACGGCTAA
- a CDS encoding shikimate kinase, producing MADGATTTPHPLKARLGGRNLYLIGMMGSGKSSTGRPLAQRLGYGFVDADGVVEALAGRPIPQIFETDGEQGFRTLERQVLQAIGERHSLVVATGGGVITQPENWGVLHQGIVIWLAPERDQLLARLHQDPGARPLLQERDPAAALDALLEARTPLYAEADLRITVGNETVNAVTERILEAIPGILQPDELMFQAPNAPQTTED from the coding sequence ATGGCTGACGGCGCGACCACGACACCACACCCTTTGAAGGCCCGTTTGGGCGGCCGCAACCTCTACCTGATCGGAATGATGGGAAGCGGCAAAAGCAGCACAGGGCGCCCCCTGGCTCAACGCCTGGGCTATGGCTTCGTCGACGCCGACGGAGTCGTGGAAGCTTTAGCTGGCCGCCCCATTCCCCAAATCTTTGAGACAGACGGTGAGCAAGGGTTCCGAACACTCGAAAGGCAGGTGCTGCAGGCCATTGGCGAGCGCCATTCGCTCGTGGTTGCGACCGGTGGTGGGGTGATCACACAACCAGAAAACTGGGGCGTTCTGCATCAAGGGATCGTGATCTGGCTTGCCCCTGAGCGGGACCAACTTCTGGCGCGTCTGCATCAAGATCCAGGCGCAAGGCCCCTGCTCCAGGAGCGCGATCCTGCTGCGGCACTAGACGCACTTCTTGAAGCTCGCACCCCTCTTTATGCCGAGGCCGATTTACGGATCACGGTGGGCAACGAAACGGTCAACGCTGTGACAGAGCGAATCCTTGAAGCCATCCCTGGCATTCTCCAACCCGATGAGCTCATGTTCCAGGCTCCAAACGCACCGCAAACCACTGAAGATTGA
- a CDS encoding chlororespiratory reduction protein 7 produces MSDPLIRACDHYVVLEPGKPERLLSSEDTLTWLTEQLENMSVLPSDLRDFGSSSAAAERLLDTACDLELAPGFNLQWFAVRLEPGT; encoded by the coding sequence ATGTCCGATCCCCTCATCCGTGCTTGTGATCACTATGTGGTGCTTGAACCGGGCAAGCCAGAACGACTGCTCAGTTCCGAAGACACCCTGACATGGCTGACCGAACAGCTGGAAAACATGTCAGTGCTACCGAGTGATTTGCGTGATTTTGGCTCCTCGTCTGCTGCCGCAGAAAGGCTGTTAGATACGGCGTGCGATCTCGAATTGGCTCCCGGGTTCAATCTTCAGTGGTTTGCGGTGCGTTTGGAGCCTGGAACATGA
- a CDS encoding DUF6816 family protein: MAVLLLSGPSKPALADNSQNNQQLEARLEAWPAWSDPAPLPRPRAKQDLVYPVWFEGLWEVESLDLLADGTVNASVPPLQHLAQFQRNQHDDVVGNRPFNARAVGQALLGEQLISVEQAPHQVNRQLARLSDDRLLETTVIGRQQTSINAAAFLSDELVLQVMHGARAPRLSRIETLSRYQPCPDVPTAEIINRICVEQWQQTYPAPGEASTSFTQRASRYKLTLTRLQDLAETREPQADRAIQTMAEGGDDH; encoded by the coding sequence ATGGCCGTGCTTCTTCTCAGTGGGCCCTCAAAACCAGCCCTAGCGGACAACAGTCAAAACAATCAGCAACTCGAAGCCCGCCTCGAAGCATGGCCCGCCTGGTCGGATCCTGCGCCTCTGCCGCGGCCACGAGCCAAGCAGGACTTGGTATATCCCGTTTGGTTTGAAGGACTTTGGGAGGTGGAAAGTCTTGATCTTTTGGCGGACGGAACGGTGAACGCAAGCGTGCCTCCCTTGCAGCATCTGGCGCAGTTTCAGCGCAATCAGCACGACGATGTGGTGGGAAATCGACCGTTTAATGCCAGGGCCGTTGGACAGGCGCTTTTAGGCGAGCAACTGATCAGCGTGGAGCAAGCCCCTCATCAAGTGAACCGTCAGCTCGCTCGACTGAGCGACGATCGACTGCTGGAAACGACCGTGATCGGGAGGCAACAAACATCGATCAACGCCGCAGCCTTTCTGAGTGATGAACTTGTTCTCCAGGTCATGCATGGGGCAAGGGCACCAAGGCTCAGCAGGATTGAAACCCTGAGTCGGTATCAACCATGCCCAGATGTTCCAACCGCTGAAATCATCAACCGAATCTGTGTGGAGCAATGGCAGCAGACCTATCCAGCTCCCGGGGAAGCCAGCACATCATTTACGCAACGAGCAAGCCGTTACAAGCTCACGCTCACACGGCTGCAGGATCTGGCTGAAACACGCGAGCCTCAAGCTGATCGCGCCATTCAAACAATGGCTGAAGGCGGGGATGATCACTGA
- a CDS encoding glutathione S-transferase family protein, with the protein MLELHQFRHSAFCLKVRMALHAKGLSFREVEVTPGIGQLAVFRLSGQRQVPVLVDGDTVVSDSSAICGYLDELQPEPPLVPKDRRAAAQIHLIEDWADTTLAGSVRAALLQAAVDDPDLRAALLPDDVPGPIRQVMSGVPTGWLSGVNELFGQEERSAMLHNLIAIADGLTPGGFLVGDSLSLADLAVAAQLSLLRFPASAGSQLAGRGVAGLSDHPRLQPLFEWRDQLEARVFQPDPAAV; encoded by the coding sequence ATGCTGGAGCTGCATCAATTCCGTCATTCCGCCTTCTGCCTCAAGGTGCGAATGGCGTTGCATGCCAAGGGTTTGAGCTTCCGAGAAGTGGAGGTCACACCTGGAATCGGTCAACTTGCCGTGTTCCGTTTGTCGGGGCAAAGGCAAGTTCCTGTGCTTGTCGATGGCGACACGGTGGTTTCAGATTCCAGTGCGATCTGTGGTTACTTGGACGAGCTGCAGCCCGAGCCGCCGCTTGTCCCGAAGGATCGTCGAGCTGCGGCCCAGATTCATTTGATCGAAGATTGGGCCGATACAACCCTGGCAGGATCCGTCCGCGCTGCTTTGCTTCAGGCAGCGGTGGATGACCCTGATCTGCGTGCGGCTCTTTTGCCTGATGACGTACCGGGTCCGATTCGGCAGGTGATGAGCGGAGTTCCAACCGGTTGGCTGAGTGGGGTCAATGAGCTGTTTGGCCAGGAGGAGCGTTCCGCCATGCTCCACAACCTGATCGCGATTGCAGATGGCCTGACTCCAGGCGGCTTCTTGGTTGGAGATTCCCTCAGCCTGGCTGATTTGGCAGTAGCGGCGCAGCTATCCCTGTTGCGCTTCCCCGCCTCAGCAGGGTCTCAATTGGCTGGCCGCGGCGTTGCTGGTCTCAGTGATCATCCCCGCCTTCAGCCATTGTTTGAATGGCGCGATCAGCTTGAGGCTCGCGTGTTTCAGCCAGATCCTGCAGCCGTGTGA
- a CDS encoding DUF751 family protein, which produces MREFFVNVTRYPRYLIAFSLGVLNSVAEPLAQRRSNPVTAVALIGALISGFITLGLVLRAMVTTTAPLS; this is translated from the coding sequence ATGCGCGAGTTTTTCGTCAATGTGACGCGTTACCCGCGCTATCTCATTGCCTTCAGTCTTGGAGTCCTTAACTCCGTTGCCGAGCCCCTGGCTCAGCGGCGCAGCAATCCCGTCACTGCAGTTGCTCTGATCGGGGCTTTGATTAGTGGATTTATCACGCTTGGATTAGTGCTGCGTGCCATGGTGACTACTACAGCACCACTGAGCTGA
- the rbfA gene encoding 30S ribosome-binding factor RbfA — translation MAQGRRVERVAALIRKETSELLINGIRDERVHQGMVSITEVEVSGDLQHCRIFVSVFGEQAQKDEVMEGLEAARGFLRGELGRRLQMRRAPEIVFKLDLGIEKGTTVLHLLGELGRERDVRGDVPEGTDLPDNP, via the coding sequence ATGGCCCAGGGACGTCGAGTTGAACGGGTTGCCGCCTTAATCCGCAAGGAAACCAGCGAGCTGCTCATTAATGGAATCCGTGACGAACGGGTCCATCAAGGAATGGTGAGCATCACCGAAGTAGAGGTCAGCGGCGACCTTCAACATTGTCGAATTTTCGTCAGTGTCTTCGGCGAACAAGCGCAAAAAGATGAGGTCATGGAGGGCCTTGAGGCTGCAAGAGGGTTTCTCCGTGGGGAACTAGGCCGTCGATTGCAAATGCGCCGAGCCCCTGAAATCGTTTTCAAACTCGATCTTGGAATTGAGAAAGGCACCACAGTGCTCCATTTGCTTGGGGAGCTCGGACGGGAGCGGGATGTACGAGGAGACGTACCGGAGGGAACAGATCTCCCAGACAATCCATGA
- a CDS encoding glycoside hydrolase family 3 N-terminal domain-containing protein — protein sequence MKAGELRQAVASLLVVRASGHATDRQRRYPRWELSNNELEQLLGAGVGGVILLGGTATELQQRCRTLQRWAGQPILLCADVEEGVGQRFEGASWLVPPMALGRLHRRAPQQAVQLAENYGRCCGNQAKRCGLNWVLAPVCDVNSNPDNPVINVRAWGEDPHTVGQLTGAFQRGLAATGVLGCAKHFPGHGDTATDSHLELPLLQHSRERLESLELQPFRTLIQEGISSVMTAHLLIPALDEQWPATLSANVLTTLLRVDLGFKGLVVTDALVMEAIAARYGAGEAAVLAFAAGADLILMPADAVAAIDALCDALRSGRVPMARLHDSLERRQAAVQSIPPALDSDNNDHRIETAEERALTLELVTQSLEISNSPTAKASTQPNGSTEANRIDGINLIRVDGVLPCPVLPADAPAILLPKRLGFHSVLSHPLGISPWADPADPLAPLALDRLGHGPLLLQLFVRGNPFQANRSIREPWTDAIQQLIDLNRLFGLVVYGSPYVWEALSALLPSSIPAAYSPGQMPDAQQQLLQRLLNPDPSPALSRLGINEFTD from the coding sequence ATGAAAGCGGGAGAGCTCCGTCAAGCCGTCGCCAGCTTGTTGGTTGTGCGCGCCAGCGGTCATGCCACAGACAGGCAAAGGCGATACCCACGCTGGGAGCTCAGCAATAACGAGCTTGAGCAGCTCTTAGGCGCTGGAGTCGGGGGCGTGATCCTGCTCGGGGGAACAGCCACAGAGTTGCAACAACGCTGCCGCACACTGCAACGCTGGGCTGGGCAACCGATTCTGTTATGCGCTGACGTTGAGGAAGGCGTGGGCCAACGCTTTGAGGGGGCCAGCTGGCTTGTACCTCCAATGGCGCTCGGACGGTTGCATCGGAGAGCTCCGCAACAGGCGGTGCAGCTTGCAGAAAACTACGGACGTTGTTGCGGCAATCAGGCAAAGCGTTGCGGGCTCAATTGGGTGCTAGCGCCTGTTTGCGATGTGAACAGCAACCCCGACAATCCCGTCATCAACGTGCGGGCATGGGGAGAAGATCCACACACTGTGGGGCAGTTAACAGGAGCCTTTCAGCGTGGACTGGCCGCTACAGGTGTTTTGGGCTGCGCCAAGCATTTCCCTGGGCATGGCGACACCGCCACCGACTCCCACCTGGAACTTCCTCTGCTGCAACACAGTCGCGAACGCCTAGAGAGCCTTGAACTTCAACCGTTTCGCACCCTGATTCAAGAGGGAATCAGCAGTGTGATGACCGCCCATCTGCTGATTCCAGCGTTGGATGAACAGTGGCCAGCCACCCTCTCCGCCAACGTGCTCACCACGCTTTTGCGCGTTGATCTTGGCTTCAAGGGACTTGTTGTCACCGATGCCTTGGTGATGGAGGCCATAGCGGCTCGCTACGGAGCAGGCGAAGCCGCAGTGCTCGCATTCGCCGCAGGTGCTGACCTCATCTTGATGCCGGCCGATGCCGTAGCGGCCATCGATGCCCTCTGTGATGCACTCCGTTCTGGTCGTGTGCCGATGGCCCGATTACACGACTCTCTGGAACGCCGCCAGGCTGCTGTGCAGTCGATCCCGCCGGCGCTCGATTCGGACAACAACGACCACAGGATCGAAACAGCAGAAGAAAGAGCCCTCACGTTGGAGCTCGTAACGCAGTCGCTGGAGATCTCCAACTCTCCAACCGCCAAGGCCTCAACTCAGCCCAACGGGTCAACCGAGGCCAACCGGATCGATGGCATCAACCTGATCCGGGTGGATGGTGTTCTTCCCTGCCCGGTGCTTCCTGCTGACGCCCCTGCAATCCTTCTCCCCAAGAGGCTTGGATTCCACTCCGTGCTGAGTCATCCCCTCGGGATTTCTCCGTGGGCAGACCCTGCAGACCCCCTGGCACCTCTGGCGCTCGATCGCCTCGGGCATGGGCCTCTGCTCCTGCAATTGTTTGTGCGCGGCAATCCATTTCAAGCAAACCGCAGCATTCGGGAACCCTGGACTGACGCCATCCAACAACTGATTGACTTGAACCGACTGTTTGGATTGGTGGTCTATGGAAGTCCCTATGTCTGGGAGGCCCTGAGCGCACTCCTGCCGAGCTCTATTCCAGCGGCTTACAGCCCGGGCCAAATGCCTGACGCACAGCAACAGCTGCTTCAACGTCTGTTGAATCCCGATCCTTCTCCAGCTCTATCCAGGTTGGGCATCAATGAATTCACCGACTGA
- a CDS encoding glycosyltransferase, with protein sequence MLSLSMIVRNEQERLGACLDSVKAFTDEMVIVDTGSTDNTIAIAKAAGARVEQMPWPGDFAPARNVALGFVTGDWVLVLDADECLRAEAVPALKALMAQPDVLVINLLRHEQGAAMAPYSSVSRLFRRHPRIRWSRPYHSMVDDSVRELLQDEPHWRIADCPEPALVHDGYRPEQLQGTDKADRLRRSMQEWLEQEPGHPYACAKLGALEVADGDRLHGIALLREGLANLGEGDENAAERYELLLHLGIALSTEDTDQAIGFYKQALSQALDVRLGLGARLNLAALLLQTNKIDEAIQLTKTACQRAPEVALAWYNLGLMQRRKGEIKDALQSYERAISLEPNHAECHQNLAVARLVGGDIDGARTSFREAIALLNSQGKGDQAKALHDQVSGLVKLNEVNA encoded by the coding sequence ATGCTCAGCCTCTCAATGATCGTGCGAAACGAGCAGGAGCGGCTGGGGGCCTGCCTGGACTCCGTAAAGGCCTTTACCGACGAAATGGTCATCGTTGATACGGGCTCTACCGACAACACGATTGCGATTGCAAAAGCAGCTGGTGCGCGGGTCGAGCAGATGCCTTGGCCAGGGGATTTCGCTCCCGCACGCAATGTTGCCCTGGGCTTTGTAACCGGCGACTGGGTGCTCGTGCTTGATGCGGATGAGTGCCTAAGAGCTGAAGCGGTCCCTGCTCTTAAGGCGCTCATGGCCCAGCCGGATGTGCTGGTCATCAATCTGCTGCGCCATGAGCAGGGTGCTGCGATGGCGCCTTACTCCAGTGTGAGTCGCCTATTTCGCCGGCATCCACGCATCCGCTGGAGCCGCCCCTATCACTCGATGGTGGATGACAGCGTGCGCGAACTGCTCCAGGACGAACCCCACTGGCGAATCGCCGACTGCCCAGAACCAGCCCTAGTTCACGACGGTTACAGGCCCGAACAACTGCAAGGAACGGATAAAGCAGATCGTCTCCGCCGGTCCATGCAGGAATGGCTGGAGCAGGAACCTGGACATCCCTACGCCTGCGCCAAGCTCGGGGCCCTCGAGGTGGCGGATGGAGATCGGCTGCACGGCATCGCCCTTCTACGCGAAGGACTTGCCAACCTTGGCGAGGGTGATGAGAACGCTGCAGAGCGCTATGAACTGTTGCTCCATCTGGGCATCGCCTTGAGCACAGAGGACACCGACCAGGCCATCGGGTTCTACAAACAAGCCTTGTCGCAGGCTTTGGACGTCCGTCTCGGCCTTGGCGCCAGGCTGAATTTGGCCGCCCTGCTGCTCCAGACCAACAAGATCGATGAGGCGATCCAACTGACCAAAACAGCGTGCCAGCGTGCTCCTGAAGTGGCCCTTGCTTGGTACAACCTGGGGCTGATGCAACGCCGCAAGGGTGAGATCAAGGATGCCTTGCAGTCCTATGAACGAGCGATCAGCCTGGAACCCAACCATGCCGAATGCCATCAGAACCTTGCCGTTGCGCGGCTCGTCGGTGGAGACATCGACGGAGCGAGAACGTCATTCCGTGAGGCAATTGCCCTACTCAACAGCCAGGGGAAAGGCGACCAGGCCAAAGCCTTGCACGATCAGGTGAGCGGACTGGTGAAACTCAATGAGGTGAATGCATGA
- a CDS encoding uroporphyrinogen-III synthase, whose protein sequence is MIAGGSPGLKGRTIVVTRAREQLGEARKLLEQQGARVLDLPALEIGPPDEWGPLDDALAELDEFHWVVFSSANGVQAVDERLRLQGSSLGRRPAGLRIAAVGRKTARLLDHLGAPADFVPPDFVADSLIEHFPVSGWGLRLLLPRVQSGGRSLLAEAFGEAGARVVEVAAYESRCPADMPETTATALASGEVDAITFSSGKTVLHTAALLEQTLGAETAAHAMSSIALVSIGPQTSQRCLDQFGRVDQEANPHDLDGLTQACLQVMQTR, encoded by the coding sequence ATGATTGCTGGAGGCAGTCCAGGTCTGAAAGGGCGCACCATCGTCGTTACAAGGGCTCGGGAACAACTGGGAGAAGCCAGAAAGCTTTTGGAACAACAAGGTGCCAGGGTTCTCGACCTACCGGCTTTAGAAATCGGCCCTCCTGATGAATGGGGGCCTCTAGATGATGCCCTGGCTGAATTGGATGAATTCCACTGGGTGGTCTTCTCCAGTGCCAATGGGGTGCAGGCCGTTGATGAACGCCTGCGGCTACAAGGCAGCAGCCTCGGACGTAGGCCTGCTGGGCTGCGTATTGCTGCTGTGGGACGCAAAACAGCACGCCTGCTGGATCACCTGGGAGCTCCCGCTGATTTCGTCCCACCTGACTTCGTGGCCGACAGCCTGATCGAACACTTCCCTGTTTCAGGTTGGGGGCTCAGGCTCCTGTTGCCGCGGGTGCAAAGCGGAGGCCGCTCGCTGCTCGCTGAAGCCTTTGGAGAAGCGGGTGCGAGGGTCGTGGAAGTAGCTGCCTACGAATCCCGCTGTCCAGCGGACATGCCAGAAACCACGGCCACCGCGTTGGCTTCTGGGGAGGTGGATGCGATCACGTTCAGCAGTGGAAAAACAGTTCTCCATACGGCTGCACTGCTGGAGCAAACACTGGGAGCTGAGACAGCAGCCCATGCGATGAGCTCCATCGCACTTGTATCGATTGGGCCCCAAACCAGTCAGCGTTGTCTGGACCAATTCGGACGGGTCGACCAAGAAGCCAACCCTCACGATCTCGATGGTTTAACCCAGGCCTGCCTTCAGGTGATGCAAACCCGCTGA
- a CDS encoding SRPBCC family protein — MGRWLDHTVTTEIQAPVEQVWTVWSDLEAMPRWMRWIESVKTQEDPDLTDWTLAAQGFRFHWKARITSRIDQQQLLWESVGGLPTKGGVRFYQEQPELTAVKLSVGYELPGILAPLMEPSILGGIVTKELQANLDRFRDLVESGYTPRSEP; from the coding sequence ATGGGACGCTGGCTTGACCACACCGTAACCACCGAAATTCAAGCCCCTGTGGAGCAGGTTTGGACCGTTTGGAGTGATCTGGAAGCGATGCCTCGCTGGATGCGCTGGATCGAATCTGTCAAAACTCAAGAGGACCCTGACTTAACCGATTGGACCCTGGCAGCCCAAGGTTTTCGTTTCCACTGGAAAGCGCGCATTACCAGCCGCATTGACCAGCAGCAACTGCTGTGGGAATCGGTGGGGGGACTTCCCACCAAAGGTGGTGTCCGTTTTTATCAAGAGCAGCCTGAACTCACAGCGGTGAAGTTGAGCGTGGGCTACGAACTGCCCGGAATCTTGGCACCGTTGATGGAACCGAGCATCCTGGGGGGGATTGTTACCAAGGAGCTCCAGGCCAACCTTGATCGTTTTAGGGATTTGGTGGAAAGCGGTTACACGCCACGGTCGGAGCCTTGA
- the zds gene encoding 9,9'-di-cis-zeta-carotene desaturase, with translation MQVAIVGSGLAGLAAAVDLVDAGHKVDLYEARPFMGGKVGSWVDENDNHIEMGLHVFFFNYANLFALMRKVGAIDNLLPKDHTHLFVNSGGDLRELDFRFPIGAPFNGLKAFFTTPQLTWVDKLRNALALGTSPIVRGLVDYEGAMRTIRALDSVSFQTWFVSHGGSLESIRRMWNPIAYALGFIDCEAISARCMLTIFMMFASKTEASKLNLLKGSPHRWLTGPILEYIQERGATLHLRHRVKEVHYEEGEIPKVTSLTLSTPEGECNVQADVYLAACDVPGIQRLLPDAWRKHEQFDAIHRLEAVPVATVQLRYDGWVTELAEGDVADTRRTDLSNPIGLNNLLYTADADFSCFADLALASPEDYRKPGEGSLLQCVLTPGDPWIPKSVSDIVAHTDAQVRNLFPSAQHLNLTWSNVVKLAQSLYREAPGMEPYRPDQRTPVSNFFLAGSYTRQDYIDSMEGATMSGHLAAAAILGTQAKLATNTAVA, from the coding sequence GTGCAGGTCGCGATTGTGGGCTCAGGACTGGCCGGCCTAGCCGCTGCCGTCGACCTCGTGGATGCAGGTCACAAAGTCGATCTGTATGAAGCGCGTCCATTCATGGGGGGCAAGGTCGGGAGCTGGGTTGACGAAAACGACAATCACATCGAAATGGGATTGCACGTATTCTTTTTCAATTACGCAAATCTGTTTGCGCTGATGCGCAAGGTGGGTGCGATTGATAATCTCCTGCCAAAAGATCACACGCATTTGTTTGTGAATAGTGGAGGTGATCTGCGCGAACTGGATTTTCGTTTCCCGATCGGTGCTCCGTTCAATGGCCTCAAGGCTTTTTTCACAACTCCGCAGCTGACCTGGGTCGACAAGCTGCGCAATGCATTGGCATTGGGCACGAGTCCAATCGTTCGAGGTCTCGTTGATTACGAAGGGGCGATGCGCACGATTCGCGCCTTGGATTCAGTGAGTTTTCAGACCTGGTTTGTTAGCCATGGCGGCAGTTTGGAGAGCATTCGCAGAATGTGGAATCCGATTGCTTATGCCTTGGGATTTATCGATTGTGAAGCCATTTCAGCGCGATGCATGTTGACCATTTTCATGATGTTTGCGTCCAAAACAGAGGCTTCAAAGCTCAATTTGCTGAAGGGTTCACCACATCGATGGCTTACTGGACCAATTTTGGAGTACATCCAGGAACGCGGTGCCACATTGCATCTTCGTCACCGTGTGAAGGAGGTGCATTACGAGGAAGGTGAGATCCCAAAGGTGACGTCCTTAACCTTGAGTACTCCCGAGGGTGAGTGCAATGTTCAGGCTGATGTGTACCTGGCAGCCTGTGATGTTCCTGGGATCCAGCGCCTTCTCCCTGATGCATGGCGTAAACATGAGCAATTTGATGCCATTCATCGCTTAGAAGCTGTTCCTGTGGCCACGGTGCAGTTGCGCTACGACGGTTGGGTGACGGAACTGGCGGAAGGAGATGTCGCCGACACCCGTCGAACGGATTTGTCCAATCCGATTGGTTTAAATAACTTGCTCTATACCGCTGACGCAGACTTCAGCTGTTTCGCTGATTTGGCATTGGCGAGTCCTGAGGACTATCGAAAGCCAGGGGAGGGATCCCTGTTGCAGTGCGTCTTGACGCCTGGTGATCCCTGGATTCCAAAATCAGTGAGCGACATCGTTGCTCACACCGATGCTCAGGTGCGCAACCTTTTCCCATCAGCCCAGCACTTGAACCTCACTTGGAGCAACGTTGTGAAGTTGGCCCAGTCTCTGTACCGAGAAGCACCTGGAATGGAGCCCTATCGCCCTGATCAACGCACTCCGGTTAGCAATTTTTTCCTTGCCGGTAGTTACACCCGACAGGACTACATCGATTCGATGGAGGGAGCAACGATGAGTGGCCACCTTGCTGCTGCAGCCATTCTTGGAACGCAAGCAAAGCTGGCCACCAACACCGCGGTGGCCTGA